The Pseudarthrobacter sulfonivorans genome includes a window with the following:
- a CDS encoding sensor histidine kinase: MKLRVLGILSVLAVLIVIITSNAILTSASRELTQELQINRAASLNRLAQVAFDAASVGETAQLQTEMDRYSELYGEGVLIRLQQGTLRSGGLSEDRPDVRDAVARANLNLSDTTLSPLQPFGPSSEVISRSFGSASQVLGEAVLEVNLDAARQKLRGRWLIVALAGAALAAVLLLGAARVTEWVLRPVHRLNAAVTELEATGRTGQLPEAGPPELRELSRSFTTMAQTVSHSLDSQRQLIADTSHELRNPVGALRLRIDLLQLELKTAREHDAAAGVLAELERVEEILDGVLRLAAAEHRASEDSARGPLRTPSRDVQAPLDPYPVLQEETERAGPAAQRGGASILLADPPAPAVHIACSAAELAQMVGELLNNAIKYAPDAHISVAARERQGTVSIEVSDDGPGLSADERTAATSRFWRSPAHRKIPGTGLGMTIVDKLAAANGGQLVLAEASPHGLIARIEFPRAADVPGLFAGPEQAGPEQAGPEQAAPRG; this comes from the coding sequence GTCCAACGCCATCCTGACCTCGGCCAGCCGCGAACTAACCCAGGAACTCCAGATCAACCGTGCCGCGTCGCTCAACCGCCTGGCACAGGTGGCGTTCGACGCAGCTTCCGTCGGCGAGACCGCTCAATTGCAGACGGAGATGGACCGGTATTCCGAGCTCTACGGCGAAGGAGTCCTGATCCGCCTCCAGCAGGGCACCCTGCGATCCGGCGGCCTGAGCGAGGACCGGCCCGACGTCCGGGACGCCGTGGCCAGGGCGAACCTGAACCTCAGCGACACCACGCTCAGCCCGCTGCAGCCGTTCGGGCCTTCCTCTGAGGTGATCTCCCGCTCCTTCGGCAGCGCGAGCCAGGTCCTGGGTGAGGCCGTCCTCGAGGTCAACCTGGACGCCGCCCGGCAGAAACTGCGGGGGCGGTGGCTCATCGTCGCATTGGCGGGGGCGGCGCTGGCTGCGGTGCTTCTGCTGGGTGCGGCCCGCGTGACCGAGTGGGTGCTGCGCCCCGTACATCGGCTGAACGCCGCCGTCACGGAGCTTGAGGCAACAGGCCGGACCGGTCAGCTTCCCGAGGCCGGGCCCCCGGAACTTCGGGAACTGAGCCGTTCATTCACCACCATGGCGCAGACCGTTAGCCACAGCCTCGACTCCCAGCGGCAACTGATAGCTGACACGTCGCACGAACTGCGCAATCCCGTGGGCGCCCTGCGGCTCAGGATCGATCTGCTGCAGCTGGAACTGAAGACCGCCCGGGAACACGACGCCGCGGCAGGGGTGCTGGCCGAGCTCGAACGTGTCGAGGAGATCCTCGACGGGGTGCTTCGGCTGGCGGCCGCCGAGCACCGGGCGTCCGAGGACTCCGCCCGGGGCCCGCTGAGAACCCCGTCGCGTGACGTTCAAGCTCCGCTTGATCCCTACCCGGTCCTGCAGGAAGAAACCGAACGGGCGGGCCCCGCCGCCCAGCGCGGCGGAGCATCGATCCTGCTGGCAGATCCGCCGGCCCCCGCCGTGCACATCGCGTGCAGCGCCGCAGAGCTGGCCCAGATGGTCGGCGAACTTCTGAACAACGCCATCAAATACGCTCCCGACGCCCACATCTCGGTTGCCGCCCGCGAGCGCCAAGGAACGGTTTCCATCGAAGTGTCCGACGACGGCCCCGGGCTTTCCGCCGACGAACGGACAGCGGCCACCAGCCGCTTCTGGCGGTCCCCGGCGCACCGGAAGATCCCCGGCACCGGGCTGGGCATGACCATCGTGGACAAGCTGGCAGCCGCCAACGGTGGCCAGCTCGTGCTTGCAGAGGCCTCGCCGCATGGCCTGATCGCGCGCATCGAGTTTCCTCGCGCCGCGGATGTGCCTGGGCTTTTTGCCGGGCCGGAGCAGGCCGGGCCGGAGCAGGCCGGGCCGGAGCAGGCGGCACCGCGTGGGTGA
- a CDS encoding TAXI family TRAP transporter solute-binding subunit, translating into MPPRPEVLPCPPRRTVLKAGVAAGLSGLLLPALSACTPTDRPGTVTVAGGEPGGFYLEFAELLAASLQRHGVAGQATALTTGGSLDNLEHLLTGKATFAVALADSAAQSTAAGEPPAVGLSAVGKVYENYVHCVIRHNSEIRDISGLAGRTVAVGEPGSGTSLTTPRLLEAAGLSSTAGTAGGVTVLSLGLNEGLAALRDGTVDALFWSGGVPTAAIAAANDDVGLGFLDLSPLLPALRAKYGVFYDRVLIPAGAYAGIPSVWTVGVANLLLCRSDLDDRTVKRTVELLVGHAEELIPRSSLGVQFLSPESLINTAGLPLHPGAAAAYRELHG; encoded by the coding sequence CTGCCCCCGCGGCCTGAGGTGCTCCCTTGTCCCCCGCGGCGGACCGTCCTCAAGGCCGGCGTCGCGGCCGGGTTGTCCGGACTGCTCCTGCCGGCCCTCAGCGCGTGCACGCCCACTGACCGCCCGGGCACCGTCACTGTGGCCGGCGGCGAGCCCGGAGGCTTCTACCTCGAGTTCGCCGAGCTGCTGGCGGCGTCCCTCCAGCGTCACGGCGTTGCCGGCCAAGCCACGGCCCTGACTACCGGCGGCAGCCTGGACAACCTCGAACATCTGCTGACCGGCAAAGCCACGTTCGCCGTCGCGCTCGCGGATTCGGCTGCCCAAAGCACAGCGGCGGGTGAGCCGCCCGCCGTCGGACTCTCCGCCGTCGGAAAGGTGTACGAGAACTACGTCCACTGCGTCATCCGGCACAACAGCGAAATCCGGGACATTAGCGGGCTTGCCGGCCGCACCGTGGCTGTCGGCGAGCCCGGCTCGGGGACGTCGCTGACCACTCCGCGGCTGCTTGAGGCTGCCGGACTGAGCAGCACTGCGGGCACCGCCGGCGGCGTCACGGTGCTGAGCCTCGGCCTCAACGAGGGCCTCGCGGCACTGCGGGACGGAACGGTGGACGCGCTGTTTTGGTCAGGTGGCGTGCCTACCGCCGCCATTGCCGCCGCGAACGACGACGTCGGGCTGGGTTTCCTGGATCTGTCGCCGCTGCTGCCGGCACTGCGGGCCAAATACGGCGTCTTCTACGACCGGGTGCTGATCCCGGCGGGCGCCTACGCGGGCATTCCGTCCGTGTGGACCGTGGGAGTGGCGAACCTGCTGCTGTGCCGGAGCGATCTTGATGACCGAACGGTTAAGCGGACCGTCGAACTGCTGGTGGGCCACGCCGAGGAACTGATTCCGCGTTCCAGCCTGGGGGTCCAGTTCCTGAGCCCCGAATCCTTGATCAACACCGCCGGTTTGCCCCTGCACCCCGGCGCCGCTGCCGCGTACCGGGAACTCCACGGGTAA